Part of the Aquimarina sp. MAR_2010_214 genome is shown below.
TGGCTTTTGATCTCATGCTTAAAAGTGCAGTCCGTACCGAAGATGAAAAAATGCGATTGCTCAATACACAAACAGATTTCTTACGTTTACTATGGCAAGCCAGTATCACCAGAAATGGAGGATACTATTTATACTACTTTAATTCAGCTAATAAACAAGGGCTTCCGGATCGTATTTTTGATGATAACGGCGAAGCTACATTATCATTTATTGTAATGTATAGCAAACCCTCTGAAGAAAGCTTTCAAAATACAGTAACTTCATATATGAATGTTTTTGCTAATGGAGAAACTATTAATAAAGATAACTCTGTACTCTTTGCACAATCAAATCCTAATACCATAAAGTTAGCATCTGCTAATACACAAACACTACGTGAACTGGCCTATGCTTACTACGGAAATGTAGCCGATGTAGCCACCGATAATCAAGAGTTGACCCTTAGATCAGCAATTAAATTAAATATCAATGAAGGTATCTATGAAGTTGGAGTTGGTGGTAATACGCTTCAGGAAATCGCTACCCGTTTTGAGACTACTGTTGCTGCTATACAGGAAATCAACAAACAGAAATCAGGTAGCGAATTACCTGATCAGCTAAACTTATTTGATTCTATTTTCTTACCGCAGCTTACGATCACCATAGGTACCAGCCCTGGTGGCACTACCTTCTTTTCATTATCCGATTTTTATGGAGAGAATATTTCCTCTATGGCCAATTACAATCAGGATGTTGTAGGGATATTTGCCGATAGTCAAGAGATTAAAAGTACCGGGGGTCCAAAAATCAGGACAGCTACCGTTGCAGCAGGCACAACTTCTATAGACGCTATACGACCAATACCTGCTCCTGTTCCCGATAATCCAAAAACAGCAGGTTTTGGAGAGCTATTCTTACAAAATGTCTATAGTTCACTAACCTATCAGGTAGTAGCTAATGATTATTTTAACAGTAGTAATATTGGATTACCTTCTGGTCCGACAACAGATGCAGAAGACCCAGAGAGTACTGATAAAATCCAGGTTCCAAAAACACTAACTGCCAATGATAACTGGGACTACCAGGTAAGCATACCTTATACTCGTTTTAGTAAAGAGGTAGTCGCTTCAGAAAATGATCTTCCAGACGGAAACGATAGTCCGTATTTGGGATTAGGTGATATTCTTCAAGTTAATTTTGCATGGCAGGATATTTATGGTAACAGCATTATAAGCGAGTTATCGGATCCTTCGGCAACCAGTAATGAACCATTAAATGAACCACCTGTATTAACAGGATATACAGATGCTATTCTAGGACTTAACCAGTGGCCTTCAGTTAGTTCTTCCTGGATGGTAACCGGCGAAGAAGGGCAAGCCAAACTAGATACGGGATTAAATTTTGACCCTAGTTATTATCAGGGACTGATCACTACAACAGCAAAAAACAATACTACCATTCTGGGTCAATATACTGTAACTGTAGATGAAACCAGTGCTATAGACAAAACTAATTATACTATTGATCAAAATGTCAATATCGAGTCTATTGTTCTTAATGCTGATAAAAAATCAGTTACCATTACGGTAGATAACATTCCCGAAAATGTAGAAATCACAGTTACTATAAGTAATGTTAAAGCAGATTTAACTGATCCTGGTGATAAGAACGTTCTTGTTTTTAACGGTTGGTCTAAATTTAGCGCTGACAATGATAAAGATCTGGCTACTTCTACAGTCATAGAACAGGCAATCAGGGATCTACAAACCTATACTCAGATTTGGTATCAGTTAACCGACCCTAATGGTATCGCTTTTCAAATAGATACTACATTAACTTCTGATGCTTTTGTACTAAGCAAGGATGATGTGAACAGCCTGATTCAGGAATGGATTGCTTCTATCTATCTATTCTTAGCTAATCGCAGTATGGGAGAAATTACTACTGCGACACCAGATAGTGATCACACCATATCCTTCGACATAAATACTGCACAGGTAAATACCGAGCAAATATTCAGATTAGAGTTGCGTTTTACCATCGAGCGTATTGGAGGTTCTATTTCTGGTGATTTTGAAACTACCGGAGGTATTAAATCCGCAAGTACTAGTATTCCACCTTTATCAAAAGCAGAATCAGGAACAACTACAGGTTTAGAAGACTTTGCGATTGGTTTTGAAACTGCATTATCCAAAAAAGATGTGTATCAACTTAAAGTTACTTCTGGTGTGGACCGCGATGAGAATCTAAGTAATGCTGGGGGTACAGAAATATGGGCTACTCGATTAGGTGTTGATTCGGCTACCAGTATTGGATATGAGATCAACGATACCAGTAACCCGGTGATTTTTGCACCAAAACCAATATCTAATAAGTTAGAGACAAAAGATCACATTCCTATCTATTATTTTAATCCTAAGACGGGGATAGATTTCTCTACTCCTTCTACCTATACTGATTTTAAAAATATTGATATGGATCTCTGGGGTAAACAGATCTTTTCGAGTATTGATGATGTATTAACTCCTGAATTCACCGCTGCTATTCAATTAGTCGATAATTTCGGAAGTACAACATTCCTCACCGATATGTTGGCCAATAAAAAACGCCTGGCAGAAATCCTTAAACTATCGATGGTACCTGTTTTTGCAGGGCAGACAGCAGATACGTCTGATATTCAGGAAACCTTCTTACAACAATTATTAGTTAAACTTAGTAATGCGTATACCACTCGTGCCGGAATTCAGTTTGCCGCTACTGTACAGGCAGATACTGTTCCCGAAGATGCAGATACTCCTCAACTTTACGGAAATATAAATCTGAACTTTGCTTTTATGGGGGTAGAATTAGATCAGGAAGAAGCTACTATAGTGTATCTTTTCTTCTCTAATTTTATGAGTAAAGAAGAAGCAGAAAAAATAAGTAATTACACCGTTTCAGATGATATACATGTTTTAAACGCTTCATTACTTAGTGAAAATAATCGCATTGTACGTTTAAAATTAAGTGGAGATGCTGTAATCGATAAAACTATAGTAACTATAGCAGATACATTGTTTGATGAAGTTGGAAACGTTATTACACCTCCACTACATCATACAGTACAGCAAAAAGTTGATGGTGGTAACTTCAGCACATCCTTTAGTCTAAGTTCACCAAAATTGGCGTTAGATGAAAGTAAAGATGCTAAGCTACCCTTCCTACTTTCTTCTCCAGATATCATTAGAGGTACCGAAAATGAAGTATTATCCTATCTAGATCTGGATATTACCTATGCTGGCTTTGCTATCGAGCATCAAATTAGTTCGGTTCCGGGAATCGAAGATTATAAAGCATCATCATGGTTAAGTTTTATTTCAAAAAGCAAAACCAATCCAATAGAAACTTCATTAGGCAATTTTAAAGTTCCTTTGATTTTAAGGTCCTTCCCCACTGCACCAGCAATGGTTAAGCAAGAGGGTTCTTATCCTTATACTACAGATACTAATGCCATAGATGATATCCTGAATTGGAATTACCAGATCACGTATTCTCAATCCTTTCACTATCCTCAGGATCAGGTTAATATTGAGATTCTGTTTAATGTTCAGGAGAATATGGCTAAAGCTCTTGCCGGTTTTGATGATGCATTTGCACAAATGGCTGAATTCATTTCTGTTTTTCCTAACATCAATCAGGTATTTAATGATACATTAATCAAGATCGATGCTACGACTACAGATGCTTCTCAGTTCGAATCAGCAGCAGTGGCCTTATCATCCTATAACCAGATGGTTTCCAAAATGGCAGATGCCGCAGAAACCAGTAATGGCTTTGCTCTTAACACCTTTAATGAGCTATTAAAACAAGGCTATACTGCAGATCCATATGCATTTTACATCAAAGAAAGTTCTACAACAATAGAAACGACTACAGGAGTATTATTAGTTAACATTTTTGGTGCAGTACCAGAAGGAATTGGTATCCCGATTGTGAATATCCCTGATTACAATGCAATTAGCATTGACCCTCAGGATGGAGCTAGTTATAGTTATTATTATACTTCTAAAAATACAGGGGAAATCCTTGAAGCTTCTATTGGGCAATCTATAGCAAATCGTGAGGTACTTATCCCTACAATGAATATCCTAAACAGACAGGATGCTGACACCACTGCAAACCTGAAGCGTAATGTAGAATTAGTACCCGGTAAACCATCTGCAGATGATTTTGTATATACGACAGGTAATATAGGGTTTTCAAATACATTTCATCCAACTATAGATAGTAGTAAACCACTAAATATTGCAACGATAAATAATCCGTCCAGCCCTAATGTTGAAACATTAGAACAACAGCTTACTATTTTATTTGATACGTTATTGGCAGAAAACTCCCAGGATACCATTAGTATTTTAATGAATGCTAATTATAGCTATCAGGCAAACAGCAAGCTAAGTGATATTTTCCTTCCGGTAATTATGCAACCATTACAGTCGATACAAGTACTAGGTAATGGATCGGATAAAGCACTAAAACAAATGATTTCTGATTGGGCAAATAGTATTAAAGAATGGTATAGTACAAATCAAGTAGATAATACCGAAGCATCACTTTGGTTTGACCTCACTATATTTTCTAATCTAACAGCACAACCTAAACCATTAATTCGATTAAGAACATTAACACTATCATTAGATTATATTACAGACATGTAATACATATATAAAAACAGGCGAGCCAACTTATATTCTGAATAGGTTGACATCAAAAACTCCATACGACTAGTTTTCGTATGGAGTTTTTCTTCTTACGGGTATGCATAAGTTATTTTACTTAACGAAATACACTAAAAACACTACAAAAGCTAAAAAGATTAATCCATTCCAAATTGTTCTAACTGCGTGTAAATTTCCCCAATTCAACAAATCTTTTTTTGTTTGATCAGAATTTGGGTCTACATCATCTGCCATTAACCTTCTGTTTGTTGGCATCATATATTTTAATGTATAAGGTCCATTAAGATGCATAAGTGCTGATATTCCGAACCACCACCAATTCTTTGTAATAAATGATAAAACCAAAGCCAGTATACTTACCATGATAGACATTAATAAAACAGCCTTGTGAGTTTTATCAAAAAAAGGTTTAAAGACTTCTATAGCAGCTGGACGAGATATCATTTTCAAAATTGGATGTACAATGATTGATGATGTTAAGGCAACTCCAAATTGAGTTCCCATAATTAAAATGATTAGGGTAATTAATAAATCTGTCATAATATTAGTATTTAGTTTTTGTTATCTAAATGCAAATTCTTCGTCGTAAATATGTTTACTTGAAACATGTTTATGTTTTAACTGTTTAGTCATATTATCCTTTAAAGATTTTGGACCACAAATTAAATAGGCTTTATCTGTATAAGAATCCAAGCTTAAATTTTCTACAGTTAAATAGCCTGATGTCTTAGAACTCCAAATCACAAAGTCAAAATTCGGATTATCGTTTGAAATAGCTTCTAATTCTTCTTTGTATACTGCTTCTTTTTCATCGTTTACACACCAAAACAGTTTTACTTTATTTGGATATAAATCTTTAGATAGTGACAAGAAAGGTGTAATTCCAATACCTCCAGCAATCCATATTTGATCTTGTTCCTTTACATATTTTGAAGAAAAATGACCATAAGGACCTTCTACTAAAGCTTGTGCTCCAATAGATAATTTTTCATTGATATCATTGGTGTAATCTCCTAGGCATTTTATTGTAATTCTTAACTCATTATCGTAAGGATGACTACTAATAGTAAATGGATGT
Proteins encoded:
- a CDS encoding DUF1772 domain-containing protein; the protein is MTDLLITLIILIMGTQFGVALTSSIIVHPILKMISRPAAIEVFKPFFDKTHKAVLLMSIMVSILALVLSFITKNWWWFGISALMHLNGPYTLKYMMPTNRRLMADDVDPNSDQTKKDLLNWGNLHAVRTIWNGLIFLAFVVFLVYFVK